The Campylobacter sp. CN_NE2 genome contains a region encoding:
- the plsX gene encoding phosphate acyltransferase PlsX produces the protein MTSIAIDAMGGDFGCEPIVSGVISALKEREFHAFLVGDKAQIEPLIPTRFKNSVTFVQADEVFDMGEGATDALKRKESSIYKAVELVKNGECKAVVSAGHSGATMSLATLRIGRLKNVARPPLATLMPNSHGTHTLVLDVGANTDCKAEYLFQFGVMGEAYATEIMGLNSPRLGLLSNGEEDSKGNEITKEAFKQLKSLKNFVGNAEGNQIFDGSVDVIITDGFIGNVVLKASEGVASAINKLIKKEVKKSPIAITGAVLMNKVFKIVKKNTDYDEYGGAPLLGVNGCVIISHGKSTPKAIKNAVFQALKFSNSNINSVIENKLSHFEN, from the coding sequence ATGACTTCGATTGCTATTGACGCAATGGGCGGTGATTTCGGCTGTGAGCCGATAGTAAGCGGTGTAATTTCGGCACTAAAAGAGCGTGAATTTCATGCTTTTTTGGTGGGCGATAAAGCACAAATCGAGCCTTTGATCCCAACACGATTTAAAAATTCAGTAACTTTTGTCCAAGCAGATGAGGTTTTTGATATGGGCGAGGGCGCGACCGATGCCTTAAAGCGCAAAGAAAGTAGTATTTACAAAGCCGTTGAACTAGTTAAAAACGGCGAGTGCAAAGCTGTTGTTTCAGCAGGTCATAGTGGTGCAACTATGAGTTTAGCGACTTTGCGTATCGGCAGACTTAAAAATGTCGCCAGACCACCACTTGCGACACTTATGCCAAATTCGCACGGCACTCATACGCTTGTGCTTGATGTGGGCGCAAATACTGACTGTAAGGCTGAATATCTATTTCAATTTGGCGTTATGGGCGAAGCCTATGCAACGGAAATTATGGGTTTAAACTCACCACGACTTGGACTTTTATCCAATGGCGAAGAAGATAGCAAAGGTAATGAAATTACCAAAGAAGCCTTTAAACAGCTTAAATCTCTTAAAAATTTTGTCGGTAACGCAGAGGGAAATCAAATTTTTGACGGCTCGGTTGATGTTATTATAACCGACGGATTTATCGGAAATGTGGTACTAAAAGCAAGTGAAGGCGTGGCAAGTGCGATAAATAAACTTATCAAAAAAGAGGTTAAAAAATCACCTATTGCTATAACAGGCGCTGTTTTGATGAACAAAGTTTTTAAGATAGTTAAGAAAAATACAGACTATGACGAATACGGCGGAGCTCCGCTTCTTGGTGTAAATGGCTGTGTTATTATAAGCCACGGCAAAAGCACACCAAAAGCTATCAAAAATGCCGTATTTCAGGCACTAAAATTCTCAAATTCAAACATAAATTCGGT
- a CDS encoding YceD family protein, producing the protein MINFQKISNSPTEFSIESDGVKFSGNLTKKSLNLVSCKGKMQGVIPYICDRCGNDFELEIDEEIDLLLSDGIFKDENQANLDIMEFFNGQIDLDEILQSELEAYKSDYLYCMACRNENL; encoded by the coding sequence ATGATAAATTTCCAAAAAATTTCAAATTCGCCGACCGAATTTAGTATAGAATCTGACGGCGTTAAATTTAGTGGAAATTTAACTAAAAAAAGTCTAAATTTGGTATCTTGCAAAGGAAAAATGCAAGGCGTGATTCCATACATTTGCGATCGTTGTGGAAATGATTTTGAGCTAGAAATCGATGAAGAAATCGATTTGCTTTTAAGTGACGGAATTTTTAAAGATGAAAATCAAGCAAATTTAGATATAATGGAATTTTTTAACGGTCAAATTGACCTTGATGAAATTTTACAAAGCGAATTAGAAGCCTACAAAAGCGATTATTTATATTGTATGGCATGTAGAAACGAAAATTTATAA
- the rpmF gene encoding 50S ribosomal protein L32 — MAVPKRRVSKTRAAKRRTHYKVTLPIPVKDKDGSWKIPHRINKNTGEY; from the coding sequence ATGGCAGTTCCAAAGAGAAGAGTGAGCAAAACTCGCGCAGCAAAGAGAAGAACTCACTATAAAGTAACTCTTCCGATTCCTGTTAAAGACAAAGACGGAAGCTGGAAAATTCCACATAGAATAAATAAAAATACAGGCGAATACTAA
- a CDS encoding peroxiredoxin, which produces MIVTNKAIDFTATAVLGNNQIVEDFNLYKNIGEKGAVVFFYPKDFTFVCPSEIIAFDKRYDEFKARGIEVIGVSCDNEFTHLAWKNTPVNQGGIGQVKFPLVADMTKDIAKNFDVLFGNAVALRGSFLLDKDGTVRHAVINDLPLGRNIDEMIRMVDTMLFTNEHGEVCPAGWNKGDKGMKADPKGVADYLSENSGKL; this is translated from the coding sequence ATGATAGTAACTAACAAAGCTATCGATTTTACAGCAACCGCTGTATTAGGAAACAACCAAATAGTTGAAGATTTCAATCTTTACAAAAATATCGGCGAAAAAGGCGCGGTAGTATTTTTCTATCCAAAAGATTTTACTTTTGTTTGCCCAAGCGAAATTATTGCATTTGACAAAAGATATGACGAATTTAAAGCTCGCGGTATCGAAGTTATCGGTGTATCTTGCGATAACGAATTTACTCACCTTGCATGGAAAAACACTCCGGTAAATCAAGGTGGTATCGGTCAAGTAAAATTCCCACTTGTTGCAGATATGACAAAAGACATCGCTAAAAATTTCGATGTTCTTTTCGGTAACGCTGTTGCGCTTCGCGGTTCATTTTTGCTTGATAAAGACGGTACAGTTCGCCACGCAGTAATCAACGACCTACCACTTGGCAGAAATATCGATGAAATGATTAGAATGGTTGATACAATGCTATTTACAAACGAACACGGCGAAGTTTGCCCTGCTGGTTGGAACAAAGGCGACAAAGGTATGAAAGCAGATCCAAAAGGCGTTGCTGATTATCTTTCTGAAAATTCAGGCAAACTATAA
- the nifJ gene encoding pyruvate:ferredoxin (flavodoxin) oxidoreductase — protein sequence MSKVMKTMDGNEAAAYVSYAFTEVAGIYPITPSSPMADYTDIWASQGKKNLFGMPVKVVEMQSEAGAAGTVHGSLQAGALTTTYTAAQGLLLKIPNMYKIAGQMLPGVIHVAARSLAAQALSIFGDHQDIYACRQTGFAILASDSVQEVMDIGGIAHLAAIKGRIPFLHFFDGFRTSHEIQKVEVMDYAEFDKLLDRKAVQEFRDNAMNPENPKTRGTAQNDDIYFQTRELTNKFYDAMPDIVADYMEKISKVTGREYKPFVYYGAKDAEKIIVAMGSVNQALEETVDYLVSKGEKVGMVKVKLYRPFSLKHFFAVLPKSVKKIAVLDRTKEPGSIGEPLYLDIKSAFYGKDNAPVIVGGRYGLSSKDVDPSQLIAVFENLDEKEPKNGFTVGINDDVSFTSLPLKPKMSLANDDATECLFYGLGADGTVGANKNSIKIIGDHTDFYAQAYFAYDSKKSGGYTRSHLRFSKKPIRSTYLVSNPHFVACSVAAYLDIYDVVSGIRENGTFLLNSIWDEKETVERIPNKVKRILAQRNVNFYILNATKLAHEIGLGNRTNTIMQSAFFKLAKIIPFEEAQGYMKEYAKKTYGKKGDKIVQMNFDAIDQGADKLVKVSVDPAWANLADEVKTETSKYVGSEFVEKIVKPVNAAKGDDLPVSVFVGHEDGSWEAGTTQYEKRGVGVMVPKWIEENCIQCNQCAFVCPHAVIRPFLLDEKDEANAPANLKGHLLEAKGKELTGLKYKIQVSVLDCTGCELCAKNCPSKEKSLVMVPLGEELDKGEQENADYLFNKVKYKDDLLGKSSVKGLGFARPYFEFSGACPGCGETPYVTMVSRLFGDHMIVANATGCSSIYGGSAPSMPYRKDENGNGIAWANSLFEDNAEFGLGMKVATETIRHKIVDIMLNTRDDVPNALKALYTDWIENKNDSEKSAEIRNKLIPVLQENKDAKGVKEILELRRYLSKKSQWIIGGDGWAYDIGYGGLDHVLASGENVNVLVLDTEVYSNTGGQSSKSSRKGSIAQFTAAGKAVQKKDLGQIAMTYGNIFVAQINSNANMAGAIKAIMAAEAYDGPSLVVCYSPCIAHGIKGGMAGSGNQAELATKCGYWPTYTFDPSLIKEGKNPLKITSKEPDWDSYQEFLMNEVRYNALVKVNPEHAQELYEANKADSKRRYRQLKRIANSDFSDELE from the coding sequence ATGAGTAAAGTTATGAAAACTATGGACGGCAACGAAGCCGCCGCTTATGTATCTTATGCTTTTACCGAAGTTGCGGGGATTTATCCTATTACGCCTAGTTCGCCTATGGCTGATTATACCGATATTTGGGCAAGTCAAGGCAAAAAAAATCTTTTTGGAATGCCAGTTAAAGTTGTTGAAATGCAAAGTGAAGCAGGAGCAGCAGGAACGGTGCATGGCTCACTTCAAGCAGGTGCGCTAACTACTACTTACACAGCGGCACAAGGTTTGCTTTTGAAAATTCCTAATATGTATAAAATCGCAGGACAAATGCTTCCGGGTGTTATCCATGTAGCGGCAAGATCTTTGGCAGCACAAGCATTATCTATTTTTGGCGATCATCAAGATATTTATGCCTGTCGCCAAACAGGATTTGCGATTTTAGCAAGTGACAGTGTTCAAGAGGTTATGGATATAGGCGGAATAGCTCACTTAGCAGCGATTAAGGGTAGAATTCCGTTTTTACATTTCTTTGACGGATTTAGAACAAGCCACGAGATCCAAAAAGTCGAAGTTATGGATTATGCTGAATTTGACAAACTTTTAGATAGAAAAGCAGTGCAAGAATTCAGAGATAACGCTATGAACCCTGAAAATCCAAAAACAAGAGGAACAGCTCAAAACGATGATATTTATTTCCAAACAAGAGAATTAACAAATAAATTCTATGATGCGATGCCTGATATTGTTGCTGATTATATGGAAAAAATATCAAAAGTTACAGGCAGAGAGTATAAACCGTTTGTTTATTATGGTGCAAAAGATGCTGAAAAAATCATCGTTGCAATGGGTTCTGTAAATCAAGCATTAGAAGAAACAGTCGATTATTTGGTAAGTAAAGGCGAAAAAGTAGGTATGGTAAAAGTTAAGCTATATCGACCTTTCAGCTTGAAACATTTCTTTGCAGTTCTTCCAAAAAGCGTTAAAAAAATCGCAGTTTTGGATAGAACAAAAGAACCGGGCTCAATCGGCGAACCGCTATATCTAGATATAAAATCAGCATTTTACGGCAAAGACAATGCTCCTGTTATCGTAGGCGGTAGATACGGTCTTAGCTCAAAAGATGTTGATCCTTCTCAATTAATCGCAGTATTTGAAAATTTAGACGAAAAAGAGCCAAAAAACGGCTTTACGGTTGGTATTAATGACGATGTAAGCTTTACATCGCTACCTTTAAAACCAAAAATGTCATTGGCAAATGACGATGCGACCGAGTGTCTATTCTACGGACTAGGAGCTGATGGAACGGTCGGAGCAAATAAAAACTCTATCAAAATCATCGGTGATCACACTGATTTTTACGCACAAGCTTATTTCGCTTACGATAGCAAAAAATCAGGCGGTTATACTAGAAGCCACTTGCGATTTAGCAAAAAACCGATTCGCTCGACTTATCTAGTTTCAAATCCACATTTTGTGGCTTGTTCTGTTGCGGCTTACCTTGATATTTACGATGTTGTCAGCGGTATTAGAGAAAACGGAACTTTCCTTTTAAATTCAATCTGGGACGAAAAAGAAACAGTTGAGAGAATTCCAAATAAAGTAAAAAGAATTTTGGCTCAAAGAAATGTAAATTTCTACATTTTAAACGCTACAAAACTAGCACATGAAATCGGTCTTGGAAATCGCACAAATACGATTATGCAATCAGCTTTCTTTAAACTAGCAAAAATTATTCCGTTTGAGGAAGCGCAAGGTTATATGAAAGAATACGCTAAAAAAACTTACGGCAAAAAAGGCGATAAAATCGTTCAAATGAACTTTGATGCTATCGATCAAGGTGCCGATAAACTTGTAAAAGTTAGCGTTGATCCTGCATGGGCAAATTTAGCTGATGAAGTAAAAACTGAAACTTCAAAATATGTAGGAAGCGAATTTGTAGAAAAAATCGTTAAACCTGTCAATGCAGCAAAAGGCGATGATTTGCCGGTTTCAGTATTTGTAGGACACGAAGACGGAAGCTGGGAAGCAGGAACAACACAATACGAAAAACGCGGTGTCGGCGTTATGGTTCCAAAATGGATAGAAGAAAATTGTATCCAATGTAATCAATGTGCATTTGTTTGTCCGCATGCTGTTATTAGACCATTTTTGCTTGATGAAAAAGATGAAGCAAACGCTCCTGCGAATTTAAAAGGACATTTGCTTGAAGCAAAAGGTAAAGAACTAACAGGTCTTAAATACAAAATTCAAGTAAGTGTTCTAGACTGCACTGGTTGCGAACTTTGTGCTAAAAATTGTCCGTCAAAAGAAAAATCTTTGGTAATGGTTCCGCTTGGCGAAGAGCTTGATAAAGGCGAACAAGAAAACGCCGATTATTTGTTTAACAAAGTAAAATACAAAGATGATTTACTAGGCAAATCAAGTGTAAAAGGTCTTGGTTTTGCTAGACCATACTTCGAATTTAGCGGTGCTTGCCCTGGTTGTGGCGAAACTCCGTATGTAACTATGGTTTCAAGACTATTTGGTGATCACATGATTGTAGCAAATGCAACAGGTTGTAGCTCGATTTACGGTGGTTCAGCTCCATCTATGCCATATAGAAAAGATGAAAACGGAAACGGTATCGCTTGGGCAAATTCATTATTTGAAGACAATGCTGAATTTGGTCTTGGTATGAAAGTAGCAACTGAAACAATTCGTCATAAAATCGTAGATATTATGTTAAATACCAGAGATGATGTTCCAAATGCACTAAAAGCGCTTTATACAGATTGGATTGAAAATAAAAACGATAGCGAAAAATCAGCTGAGATTCGCAATAAATTAATCCCTGTATTGCAAGAAAATAAAGACGCAAAAGGTGTCAAAGAAATTTTAGAACTTCGCAGATATTTATCTAAAAAATCACAATGGATCATTGGTGGCGACGGTTGGGCATATGACATCGGATACGGTGGCTTAGATCATGTTTTAGCAAGCGGTGAAAATGTAAATGTTTTGGTGCTTGATACCGAAGTTTATTCTAACACAGGCGGTCAAAGCTCAAAATCATCTCGCAAAGGCTCAATCGCTCAATTTACAGCAGCAGGTAAGGCTGTTCAAAAGAAAGATTTGGGACAAATTGCGATGACTTATGGAAATATTTTCGTAGCTCAAATTAACTCAAATGCAAATATGGCTGGTGCTATAAAAGCTATAATGGCAGCGGAAGCCTATGATGGACCAAGCCTTGTTGTTTGTTACAGCCCTTGTATCGCTCATGGTATCAAAGGCGGTATGGCAGGATCCGGAAATCAAGCTGAGTTAGCGACAAAATGTGGTTATTGGCCGACTTATACATTTGATCCAAGTTTGATTAAAGAAGGTAAAAATCCGCTAAAAATAACTTCAAAAGAGCCTGATTGGGATTCATATCAAGAGTTCTTGATGAACGAAGTTCGCTATAATGCACTTGTGAAAGTTAATCCTGAACATGCACAAGAACTTTATGAGGCAAACAAAGCAGATTCTAAACGACGCTATCGCCAACTAAAACGCATAGCAAATTCAGATTTTAGCGACGAGCTAGAATAA
- a CDS encoding DUF362 domain-containing protein → MAVKITDICIACGSCIDECPVSAIVDDSDNPTGEDTYYVYADKCVECVGHNDEPACASACPTDGCIVWSEVVAGQPSKAEIGVDLRNGDTPVMA, encoded by the coding sequence ATGGCGGTTAAAATTACCGATATTTGTATAGCATGTGGTTCTTGCATAGATGAGTGTCCTGTTAGCGCGATCGTAGATGATAGTGATAACCCAACAGGAGAAGATACATACTATGTATATGCCGATAAATGCGTTGAGTGTGTAGGACACAACGACGAACCGGCATGTGCTAGTGCCTGTCCGACTGACGGCTGTATCGTATGGAGCGAAGTTGTCGCCGGACAACCAAGCAAAGCTGAAATCGGTGTCGATCTAAGAAACGGCGATACACCGGTAATGGCATAA
- the ndk gene encoding nucleoside-diphosphate kinase — protein sequence MEQTLSIIKPDAVKKGVIGKIISRFETNGLRIAAAKKMQLSRYDAGKFYEIHKERPFYNDLIDFMTSGPVVVMVLEGENAVAKNRELMGATDPKKAEKGTIRADFAESIDANAVHGSDSLENAKNEIAFFFAKREIC from the coding sequence ATGGAGCAAACACTATCTATAATTAAACCTGATGCCGTTAAAAAGGGCGTTATAGGCAAAATTATTAGTAGATTTGAAACTAACGGTTTAAGGATTGCGGCTGCAAAAAAAATGCAACTTAGCAGATATGATGCGGGAAAATTTTATGAAATTCATAAAGAAAGACCATTTTATAATGATTTAATCGATTTTATGACAAGCGGTCCTGTTGTGGTTATGGTGCTTGAAGGCGAAAATGCAGTTGCAAAAAATAGAGAACTTATGGGTGCAACTGATCCTAAAAAAGCTGAAAAAGGCACTATTAGAGCTGATTTTGCAGAAAGTATCGACGCAAACGCTGTTCATGGAAGCGACAGCTTAGAAAATGCAAAAAATGAAATCGCATTTTTCTTTGCAAAAAGAGAAATTTGCTAA